Proteins encoded within one genomic window of Gallus gallus isolate bGalGal1 chromosome 1, bGalGal1.mat.broiler.GRCg7b, whole genome shotgun sequence:
- the CCDC191 gene encoding coiled-coil domain-containing protein 191 isoform X3 → MKRVEQASEYAVSEAFSLQKLRYPQGLCDPAARLETVEQLQEHDEACMEARELLSNWAKSKLQLQLTSDGEAEVGSVLENPTAPLKYTRFDDLYSYLEHELESSSVQEYLQHLLQSEAVNCGIVENLRLEDIKGKQKPADPRITMEIRHKQVKENRLRHQKALELQRQEKALRKAILCEAKLQIQEEDRRKALEAKKEEEEIRREMVKLRKEMAEKRQTMAEAWRMEQKRQEKSQKLSMQEVSINVSPPMDPKKEEQEKEKQRRAQELLSRIHTNKQRCMQRHFSAWFRLILEHRIKMEKARALADWKCQQKVLRAWRNYTWAQKVEQETQQLEFHLQDQNRKNQLSAEHNQRRLLRCCFLAWQHWSQAEADKRELQLKREETKRKMAKLLAAVSGEMGKSGLNRTLEVSKSETAKVNQHQVLQQDELTKTCLIQEEPDQSRDHSCGDAAHTSPSYRKPKFAWQITLKHAALSAQDQVMYRNEIAGLPKQFQAPSPKTAPPYSSCFEHHHTFQQHLIEEQKQQLQKQQELILELQENQRLSRAKEEAVQATAASQAPDSASETREKKLKSRKQSRYQNTTPLSLPVSPEPKNTKAATQGKRPSSQPTHPIVKAMEERAIQRTERRRKLEEAKQRREEEKLAQLKAEEEARQRKEAEEREAQQEKRREEKRQQKLKELEKQRRLEKEQQLQKKARDHYEKALLRKLGMVPWKKLREQAKENLMVAQTHHCLSLQRKCLMSWFQHTQERLMKKVSWAEDFFSHTLIRWCFRRWLKYRDYLSTLEEKANTLHAVCLKRKCFWAWFDLTMEEKSTLREKLKIATDHCNKRLMLDAFKAWRQYPLLMKKEREREERRNQLRRRVAEILPDFQT, encoded by the exons ATGAAG AGAGTGGAGCAAGCCTCTGAGTATGCTGTTTCTGAAGCTTTTTCCCTTCAAAAGCTGAGGTACCCACAAGGGCTTTGTGATCCTGCAGCGAGGCTGGAAACTGTGGAGCAGCTGCAAGAGCATGATGAGGCCTGTATGGAAG CCCGAGAGCTGCTCAGTAACTGGGCTAAGTCCAAACTGCAACTGCAGCTGACAAGTGATGGAGAAGCAGAAGTTGGCTCCGTCCTGGAAAACCCTACAGCCCCCCTGAAGTATACGCGGTTTGACG ACTTGTACAGCTATCTGGAACATGAATTGGAGAGTTCTTCTGTCCAAGAGTACCTACAGCATCTTTTGCAGAGTGAAGCTGTGAACTGTGGGATAGTGGAAAACCTTAGACTTGAAGACatcaagggaaaacaaaaacctgcagaTCCACGAATAACCATGGAGATCAGACACAAGCAG GTAAAAGAAAATCGATTGAGGCATCAGAAGGCATTAGAGCTTCAGAGACAAGAAAAGGCTCTGAGGAAAGCCATTCTGTGTGAGGCCAAGCTTCAAATACAAGAGGAGGACAGAAGGAAGGCCCTGGAGgcaaaaaaggaggaggaggagatccGGAGGGAAATGGTGAAGCTACGAAAGGAAATGGCTGAGAAGAGGCAAACCATGGCAGAGGCATGGAGAAT GGAACAGAAGAGGCAAgaaaaaagccagaaactgtcTATGCAGGAGGTATCTATTAATGTGTCACCGCCCATGGACCcgaagaaagaagagcaagaaaaggagaaacagaggagggctcaggagctgctgagcagaaTTCACACCAATAAACAGAGA TGCATGCAGCGACATTTCTCTGCTTGGTTCAGACTCATTCTGGAGCACAGAATTAAAATGGAGAAAGCCAGAGCTCTTGCAGATTGGAAATGCCAACAGAAGGTCCTGCGAGCATGGAGAAACTACACATGGGCCCAGAAAGTAGAGCAGGAGACGCAGCAATTAGAATTTCATCTGCAAGATCAAAACAG GAAGAACCAACTGTCGGCAGAGCATAACCAGCGGCGGCTTTTGCGCTGCTGCTTTCTGGCATGGCAGCACTGGAGCCAAGCAGAGGCAGACAAGCGAGAGCTGCAACTCAAGAGAGAGGAGACAAAGAGGAAGATGGCAAAGCTGCTGGCGGCAGTgtctggggaaatggggaagaGTGGCTTGAACAGAACGCTGGAAGTCAGCAAGTCTGAGACAGCAAAAGTAAACCAGCATCAAGTTTTGCAGCAAGACGAG CTGACCAAAACATGCCTGATTCAGGAAGAACCTGACCAGAGCAGAGACCACTCTTGTGGGGATGCTGCTCACACATCTCCTTCTTATAGAAAACCCAAGTTTGCGTGGCAGATCACCCTAAAACATGCAGCCCTGAGTGCCCAGGACCAGGTTATGTACAGGAATGAAATAGCTGGTCTTCCCAAGCAGTTTCAAGCACCCAGCCCAAAGACAGCTCCTCCTTACAGTAGCTGTTTTGAGCACCATCACACCTTCCAGCAACACCTGATtgaggagcagaagcagcagcttcagaaacAGCAAGAGCTGATCCTTGAACTGCAAGAAAATcagaggctgagcagagcaaaAGAAGAGGCAGTGCAAGCCACAGCTGCAAGCCAGGCACCTGACTCTGCTTCAGAAACCAGGGAGAAAaaactgaagagcagaaaacaatCCAGATACCAGAATACAACCCCTTTGAG TCTACCTGTTTCTCCTGAGCCAAAGAACACAAAGGcagcaacgcaaggcaagagGCCCTCCAGCCAGCCAACTCATCCCATAGTGAAAG CTATGGAGGAGAGAGCAATTCAGCGGACAGAACGGAGGAGGAAACTAGAAGAGGCTAAACAAcgaagagaagaggaaaaactg GCCCAGCTGAAGGCTGAAGAGGAAGCACGTCAGAGGAAGGAGGCTGAGGAAAGGGAAGCTCAGCAAGAAAAGAGACGAGAGGAGAAGAGGCAGCAGAAGCTG AAAGAgctggagaagcagagaaggctggagaaagagcagcagctccagaaaaAGGCCAGAGATCACTATGAGAAGGCCCTACTGAGAAAACTGGGAATGGTGCCATGGAAGAAGCTAAGAGAGCAGGCCAAGGAAAACCTGATG GTGGCCCAAACACACCACTGCTTGAGTCTGCAGAGGAAATGCCTGATGAGTTGGTTTCAGCACACCCAGGAGAGACTCATGAAGAAAGTGTCTTGGGCTGaggatttcttctcccacaCATTGATCAGATGGTGCTTCAGGAGGTGGCTAAAG TACAGAGATTACCTCTCCACTCTGGAGGAGAAAGCAAATACTCTCCATGCAGTCTGTCTTAAGAGGAAGtgtttctgggcatggtttgaTCTAAccatggaggaaaaaagcacCTTAAGGGAGAAGCTGAAGATTGCTACTGATCACTGTAACAA GAGACTCATGCTTGATGCATTCAAGGCTTGGAGGCAGTACCCACTActgatgaaaaaggaaagagagagagaggaaaggaggaaccAGCTACGAAGGAGAGTAGCCGAAATTCTTCCTGACTTTCAAACATga
- the CCDC191 gene encoding coiled-coil domain-containing protein 191 isoform X1, which produces MAAPRGTVGRRAAMALPGRRSRLFRWRRLSAPTGPQATFGSDSTEYWMKRVEQASEYAVSEAFSLQKLRYPQGLCDPAARLETVEQLQEHDEACMEARELLSNWAKSKLQLQLTSDGEAEVGSVLENPTAPLKYTRFDDLYSYLEHELESSSVQEYLQHLLQSEAVNCGIVENLRLEDIKGKQKPADPRITMEIRHKQVKENRLRHQKALELQRQEKALRKAILCEAKLQIQEEDRRKALEAKKEEEEIRREMVKLRKEMAEKRQTMAEAWRMEQKRQEKSQKLSMQEVSINVSPPMDPKKEEQEKEKQRRAQELLSRIHTNKQRCMQRHFSAWFRLILEHRIKMEKARALADWKCQQKVLRAWRNYTWAQKVEQETQQLEFHLQDQNRKNQLSAEHNQRRLLRCCFLAWQHWSQAEADKRELQLKREETKRKMAKLLAAVSGEMGKSGLNRTLEVSKSETAKVNQHQVLQQDELTKTCLIQEEPDQSRDHSCGDAAHTSPSYRKPKFAWQITLKHAALSAQDQVMYRNEIAGLPKQFQAPSPKTAPPYSSCFEHHHTFQQHLIEEQKQQLQKQQELILELQENQRLSRAKEEAVQATAASQAPDSASETREKKLKSRKQSRYQNTTPLSLPVSPEPKNTKAATQGKRPSSQPTHPIVKAMEERAIQRTERRRKLEEAKQRREEEKLAQLKAEEEARQRKEAEEREAQQEKRREEKRQQKLKELEKQRRLEKEQQLQKKARDHYEKALLRKLGMVPWKKLREQAKENLMVAQTHHCLSLQRKCLMSWFQHTQERLMKKVSWAEDFFSHTLIRWCFRRWLKYRDYLSTLEEKANTLHAVCLKRKCFWAWFDLTMEEKSTLREKLKIATDHCNKRLMLDAFKAWRQYPLLMKKEREREERRNQLRRRVAEILPDFQT; this is translated from the exons ATGGCGGCGCCGCGGGGCACTGTGGGCCGCCGAGCGGCCATGGCGCTGCCGGGGCGGAGGTCGCGGCTGTTCCGCTGGCGGCGCCTGTCTGCCCCGACCGGCCCGCAG GCCACGTTTGGCTCCGACAGCACGGAATACTGGATGAAG AGAGTGGAGCAAGCCTCTGAGTATGCTGTTTCTGAAGCTTTTTCCCTTCAAAAGCTGAGGTACCCACAAGGGCTTTGTGATCCTGCAGCGAGGCTGGAAACTGTGGAGCAGCTGCAAGAGCATGATGAGGCCTGTATGGAAG CCCGAGAGCTGCTCAGTAACTGGGCTAAGTCCAAACTGCAACTGCAGCTGACAAGTGATGGAGAAGCAGAAGTTGGCTCCGTCCTGGAAAACCCTACAGCCCCCCTGAAGTATACGCGGTTTGACG ACTTGTACAGCTATCTGGAACATGAATTGGAGAGTTCTTCTGTCCAAGAGTACCTACAGCATCTTTTGCAGAGTGAAGCTGTGAACTGTGGGATAGTGGAAAACCTTAGACTTGAAGACatcaagggaaaacaaaaacctgcagaTCCACGAATAACCATGGAGATCAGACACAAGCAG GTAAAAGAAAATCGATTGAGGCATCAGAAGGCATTAGAGCTTCAGAGACAAGAAAAGGCTCTGAGGAAAGCCATTCTGTGTGAGGCCAAGCTTCAAATACAAGAGGAGGACAGAAGGAAGGCCCTGGAGgcaaaaaaggaggaggaggagatccGGAGGGAAATGGTGAAGCTACGAAAGGAAATGGCTGAGAAGAGGCAAACCATGGCAGAGGCATGGAGAAT GGAACAGAAGAGGCAAgaaaaaagccagaaactgtcTATGCAGGAGGTATCTATTAATGTGTCACCGCCCATGGACCcgaagaaagaagagcaagaaaaggagaaacagaggagggctcaggagctgctgagcagaaTTCACACCAATAAACAGAGA TGCATGCAGCGACATTTCTCTGCTTGGTTCAGACTCATTCTGGAGCACAGAATTAAAATGGAGAAAGCCAGAGCTCTTGCAGATTGGAAATGCCAACAGAAGGTCCTGCGAGCATGGAGAAACTACACATGGGCCCAGAAAGTAGAGCAGGAGACGCAGCAATTAGAATTTCATCTGCAAGATCAAAACAG GAAGAACCAACTGTCGGCAGAGCATAACCAGCGGCGGCTTTTGCGCTGCTGCTTTCTGGCATGGCAGCACTGGAGCCAAGCAGAGGCAGACAAGCGAGAGCTGCAACTCAAGAGAGAGGAGACAAAGAGGAAGATGGCAAAGCTGCTGGCGGCAGTgtctggggaaatggggaagaGTGGCTTGAACAGAACGCTGGAAGTCAGCAAGTCTGAGACAGCAAAAGTAAACCAGCATCAAGTTTTGCAGCAAGACGAG CTGACCAAAACATGCCTGATTCAGGAAGAACCTGACCAGAGCAGAGACCACTCTTGTGGGGATGCTGCTCACACATCTCCTTCTTATAGAAAACCCAAGTTTGCGTGGCAGATCACCCTAAAACATGCAGCCCTGAGTGCCCAGGACCAGGTTATGTACAGGAATGAAATAGCTGGTCTTCCCAAGCAGTTTCAAGCACCCAGCCCAAAGACAGCTCCTCCTTACAGTAGCTGTTTTGAGCACCATCACACCTTCCAGCAACACCTGATtgaggagcagaagcagcagcttcagaaacAGCAAGAGCTGATCCTTGAACTGCAAGAAAATcagaggctgagcagagcaaaAGAAGAGGCAGTGCAAGCCACAGCTGCAAGCCAGGCACCTGACTCTGCTTCAGAAACCAGGGAGAAAaaactgaagagcagaaaacaatCCAGATACCAGAATACAACCCCTTTGAG TCTACCTGTTTCTCCTGAGCCAAAGAACACAAAGGcagcaacgcaaggcaagagGCCCTCCAGCCAGCCAACTCATCCCATAGTGAAAG CTATGGAGGAGAGAGCAATTCAGCGGACAGAACGGAGGAGGAAACTAGAAGAGGCTAAACAAcgaagagaagaggaaaaactg GCCCAGCTGAAGGCTGAAGAGGAAGCACGTCAGAGGAAGGAGGCTGAGGAAAGGGAAGCTCAGCAAGAAAAGAGACGAGAGGAGAAGAGGCAGCAGAAGCTG AAAGAgctggagaagcagagaaggctggagaaagagcagcagctccagaaaaAGGCCAGAGATCACTATGAGAAGGCCCTACTGAGAAAACTGGGAATGGTGCCATGGAAGAAGCTAAGAGAGCAGGCCAAGGAAAACCTGATG GTGGCCCAAACACACCACTGCTTGAGTCTGCAGAGGAAATGCCTGATGAGTTGGTTTCAGCACACCCAGGAGAGACTCATGAAGAAAGTGTCTTGGGCTGaggatttcttctcccacaCATTGATCAGATGGTGCTTCAGGAGGTGGCTAAAG TACAGAGATTACCTCTCCACTCTGGAGGAGAAAGCAAATACTCTCCATGCAGTCTGTCTTAAGAGGAAGtgtttctgggcatggtttgaTCTAAccatggaggaaaaaagcacCTTAAGGGAGAAGCTGAAGATTGCTACTGATCACTGTAACAA GAGACTCATGCTTGATGCATTCAAGGCTTGGAGGCAGTACCCACTActgatgaaaaaggaaagagagagagaggaaaggaggaaccAGCTACGAAGGAGAGTAGCCGAAATTCTTCCTGACTTTCAAACATga
- the CCDC191 gene encoding coiled-coil domain-containing protein 191 isoform X4, whose product MEARELLSNWAKSKLQLQLTSDGEAEVGSVLENPTAPLKYTRFDDLYSYLEHELESSSVQEYLQHLLQSEAVNCGIVENLRLEDIKGKQKPADPRITMEIRHKQVKENRLRHQKALELQRQEKALRKAILCEAKLQIQEEDRRKALEAKKEEEEIRREMVKLRKEMAEKRQTMAEAWRMEQKRQEKSQKLSMQEVSINVSPPMDPKKEEQEKEKQRRAQELLSRIHTNKQRCMQRHFSAWFRLILEHRIKMEKARALADWKCQQKVLRAWRNYTWAQKVEQETQQLEFHLQDQNRKNQLSAEHNQRRLLRCCFLAWQHWSQAEADKRELQLKREETKRKMAKLLAAVSGEMGKSGLNRTLEVSKSETAKVNQHQVLQQDELTKTCLIQEEPDQSRDHSCGDAAHTSPSYRKPKFAWQITLKHAALSAQDQVMYRNEIAGLPKQFQAPSPKTAPPYSSCFEHHHTFQQHLIEEQKQQLQKQQELILELQENQRLSRAKEEAVQATAASQAPDSASETREKKLKSRKQSRYQNTTPLSLPVSPEPKNTKAATQGKRPSSQPTHPIVKAMEERAIQRTERRRKLEEAKQRREEEKLAQLKAEEEARQRKEAEEREAQQEKRREEKRQQKLKELEKQRRLEKEQQLQKKARDHYEKALLRKLGMVPWKKLREQAKENLMVAQTHHCLSLQRKCLMSWFQHTQERLMKKVSWAEDFFSHTLIRWCFRRWLKYRDYLSTLEEKANTLHAVCLKRKCFWAWFDLTMEEKSTLREKLKIATDHCNKRLMLDAFKAWRQYPLLMKKEREREERRNQLRRRVAEILPDFQT is encoded by the exons ATGGAAG CCCGAGAGCTGCTCAGTAACTGGGCTAAGTCCAAACTGCAACTGCAGCTGACAAGTGATGGAGAAGCAGAAGTTGGCTCCGTCCTGGAAAACCCTACAGCCCCCCTGAAGTATACGCGGTTTGACG ACTTGTACAGCTATCTGGAACATGAATTGGAGAGTTCTTCTGTCCAAGAGTACCTACAGCATCTTTTGCAGAGTGAAGCTGTGAACTGTGGGATAGTGGAAAACCTTAGACTTGAAGACatcaagggaaaacaaaaacctgcagaTCCACGAATAACCATGGAGATCAGACACAAGCAG GTAAAAGAAAATCGATTGAGGCATCAGAAGGCATTAGAGCTTCAGAGACAAGAAAAGGCTCTGAGGAAAGCCATTCTGTGTGAGGCCAAGCTTCAAATACAAGAGGAGGACAGAAGGAAGGCCCTGGAGgcaaaaaaggaggaggaggagatccGGAGGGAAATGGTGAAGCTACGAAAGGAAATGGCTGAGAAGAGGCAAACCATGGCAGAGGCATGGAGAAT GGAACAGAAGAGGCAAgaaaaaagccagaaactgtcTATGCAGGAGGTATCTATTAATGTGTCACCGCCCATGGACCcgaagaaagaagagcaagaaaaggagaaacagaggagggctcaggagctgctgagcagaaTTCACACCAATAAACAGAGA TGCATGCAGCGACATTTCTCTGCTTGGTTCAGACTCATTCTGGAGCACAGAATTAAAATGGAGAAAGCCAGAGCTCTTGCAGATTGGAAATGCCAACAGAAGGTCCTGCGAGCATGGAGAAACTACACATGGGCCCAGAAAGTAGAGCAGGAGACGCAGCAATTAGAATTTCATCTGCAAGATCAAAACAG GAAGAACCAACTGTCGGCAGAGCATAACCAGCGGCGGCTTTTGCGCTGCTGCTTTCTGGCATGGCAGCACTGGAGCCAAGCAGAGGCAGACAAGCGAGAGCTGCAACTCAAGAGAGAGGAGACAAAGAGGAAGATGGCAAAGCTGCTGGCGGCAGTgtctggggaaatggggaagaGTGGCTTGAACAGAACGCTGGAAGTCAGCAAGTCTGAGACAGCAAAAGTAAACCAGCATCAAGTTTTGCAGCAAGACGAG CTGACCAAAACATGCCTGATTCAGGAAGAACCTGACCAGAGCAGAGACCACTCTTGTGGGGATGCTGCTCACACATCTCCTTCTTATAGAAAACCCAAGTTTGCGTGGCAGATCACCCTAAAACATGCAGCCCTGAGTGCCCAGGACCAGGTTATGTACAGGAATGAAATAGCTGGTCTTCCCAAGCAGTTTCAAGCACCCAGCCCAAAGACAGCTCCTCCTTACAGTAGCTGTTTTGAGCACCATCACACCTTCCAGCAACACCTGATtgaggagcagaagcagcagcttcagaaacAGCAAGAGCTGATCCTTGAACTGCAAGAAAATcagaggctgagcagagcaaaAGAAGAGGCAGTGCAAGCCACAGCTGCAAGCCAGGCACCTGACTCTGCTTCAGAAACCAGGGAGAAAaaactgaagagcagaaaacaatCCAGATACCAGAATACAACCCCTTTGAG TCTACCTGTTTCTCCTGAGCCAAAGAACACAAAGGcagcaacgcaaggcaagagGCCCTCCAGCCAGCCAACTCATCCCATAGTGAAAG CTATGGAGGAGAGAGCAATTCAGCGGACAGAACGGAGGAGGAAACTAGAAGAGGCTAAACAAcgaagagaagaggaaaaactg GCCCAGCTGAAGGCTGAAGAGGAAGCACGTCAGAGGAAGGAGGCTGAGGAAAGGGAAGCTCAGCAAGAAAAGAGACGAGAGGAGAAGAGGCAGCAGAAGCTG AAAGAgctggagaagcagagaaggctggagaaagagcagcagctccagaaaaAGGCCAGAGATCACTATGAGAAGGCCCTACTGAGAAAACTGGGAATGGTGCCATGGAAGAAGCTAAGAGAGCAGGCCAAGGAAAACCTGATG GTGGCCCAAACACACCACTGCTTGAGTCTGCAGAGGAAATGCCTGATGAGTTGGTTTCAGCACACCCAGGAGAGACTCATGAAGAAAGTGTCTTGGGCTGaggatttcttctcccacaCATTGATCAGATGGTGCTTCAGGAGGTGGCTAAAG TACAGAGATTACCTCTCCACTCTGGAGGAGAAAGCAAATACTCTCCATGCAGTCTGTCTTAAGAGGAAGtgtttctgggcatggtttgaTCTAAccatggaggaaaaaagcacCTTAAGGGAGAAGCTGAAGATTGCTACTGATCACTGTAACAA GAGACTCATGCTTGATGCATTCAAGGCTTGGAGGCAGTACCCACTActgatgaaaaaggaaagagagagagaggaaaggaggaaccAGCTACGAAGGAGAGTAGCCGAAATTCTTCCTGACTTTCAAACATga
- the CCDC191 gene encoding coiled-coil domain-containing protein 191 isoform X2 translates to MAAPRGTVGRRAAMALPGRRSRLFRWRRLSAPTGPQATFGSDSTEYWMKLRYPQGLCDPAARLETVEQLQEHDEACMEARELLSNWAKSKLQLQLTSDGEAEVGSVLENPTAPLKYTRFDDLYSYLEHELESSSVQEYLQHLLQSEAVNCGIVENLRLEDIKGKQKPADPRITMEIRHKQVKENRLRHQKALELQRQEKALRKAILCEAKLQIQEEDRRKALEAKKEEEEIRREMVKLRKEMAEKRQTMAEAWRMEQKRQEKSQKLSMQEVSINVSPPMDPKKEEQEKEKQRRAQELLSRIHTNKQRCMQRHFSAWFRLILEHRIKMEKARALADWKCQQKVLRAWRNYTWAQKVEQETQQLEFHLQDQNRKNQLSAEHNQRRLLRCCFLAWQHWSQAEADKRELQLKREETKRKMAKLLAAVSGEMGKSGLNRTLEVSKSETAKVNQHQVLQQDELTKTCLIQEEPDQSRDHSCGDAAHTSPSYRKPKFAWQITLKHAALSAQDQVMYRNEIAGLPKQFQAPSPKTAPPYSSCFEHHHTFQQHLIEEQKQQLQKQQELILELQENQRLSRAKEEAVQATAASQAPDSASETREKKLKSRKQSRYQNTTPLSLPVSPEPKNTKAATQGKRPSSQPTHPIVKAMEERAIQRTERRRKLEEAKQRREEEKLAQLKAEEEARQRKEAEEREAQQEKRREEKRQQKLKELEKQRRLEKEQQLQKKARDHYEKALLRKLGMVPWKKLREQAKENLMVAQTHHCLSLQRKCLMSWFQHTQERLMKKVSWAEDFFSHTLIRWCFRRWLKYRDYLSTLEEKANTLHAVCLKRKCFWAWFDLTMEEKSTLREKLKIATDHCNKRLMLDAFKAWRQYPLLMKKEREREERRNQLRRRVAEILPDFQT, encoded by the exons ATGGCGGCGCCGCGGGGCACTGTGGGCCGCCGAGCGGCCATGGCGCTGCCGGGGCGGAGGTCGCGGCTGTTCCGCTGGCGGCGCCTGTCTGCCCCGACCGGCCCGCAG GCCACGTTTGGCTCCGACAGCACGGAATACTGGATGAAG CTGAGGTACCCACAAGGGCTTTGTGATCCTGCAGCGAGGCTGGAAACTGTGGAGCAGCTGCAAGAGCATGATGAGGCCTGTATGGAAG CCCGAGAGCTGCTCAGTAACTGGGCTAAGTCCAAACTGCAACTGCAGCTGACAAGTGATGGAGAAGCAGAAGTTGGCTCCGTCCTGGAAAACCCTACAGCCCCCCTGAAGTATACGCGGTTTGACG ACTTGTACAGCTATCTGGAACATGAATTGGAGAGTTCTTCTGTCCAAGAGTACCTACAGCATCTTTTGCAGAGTGAAGCTGTGAACTGTGGGATAGTGGAAAACCTTAGACTTGAAGACatcaagggaaaacaaaaacctgcagaTCCACGAATAACCATGGAGATCAGACACAAGCAG GTAAAAGAAAATCGATTGAGGCATCAGAAGGCATTAGAGCTTCAGAGACAAGAAAAGGCTCTGAGGAAAGCCATTCTGTGTGAGGCCAAGCTTCAAATACAAGAGGAGGACAGAAGGAAGGCCCTGGAGgcaaaaaaggaggaggaggagatccGGAGGGAAATGGTGAAGCTACGAAAGGAAATGGCTGAGAAGAGGCAAACCATGGCAGAGGCATGGAGAAT GGAACAGAAGAGGCAAgaaaaaagccagaaactgtcTATGCAGGAGGTATCTATTAATGTGTCACCGCCCATGGACCcgaagaaagaagagcaagaaaaggagaaacagaggagggctcaggagctgctgagcagaaTTCACACCAATAAACAGAGA TGCATGCAGCGACATTTCTCTGCTTGGTTCAGACTCATTCTGGAGCACAGAATTAAAATGGAGAAAGCCAGAGCTCTTGCAGATTGGAAATGCCAACAGAAGGTCCTGCGAGCATGGAGAAACTACACATGGGCCCAGAAAGTAGAGCAGGAGACGCAGCAATTAGAATTTCATCTGCAAGATCAAAACAG GAAGAACCAACTGTCGGCAGAGCATAACCAGCGGCGGCTTTTGCGCTGCTGCTTTCTGGCATGGCAGCACTGGAGCCAAGCAGAGGCAGACAAGCGAGAGCTGCAACTCAAGAGAGAGGAGACAAAGAGGAAGATGGCAAAGCTGCTGGCGGCAGTgtctggggaaatggggaagaGTGGCTTGAACAGAACGCTGGAAGTCAGCAAGTCTGAGACAGCAAAAGTAAACCAGCATCAAGTTTTGCAGCAAGACGAG CTGACCAAAACATGCCTGATTCAGGAAGAACCTGACCAGAGCAGAGACCACTCTTGTGGGGATGCTGCTCACACATCTCCTTCTTATAGAAAACCCAAGTTTGCGTGGCAGATCACCCTAAAACATGCAGCCCTGAGTGCCCAGGACCAGGTTATGTACAGGAATGAAATAGCTGGTCTTCCCAAGCAGTTTCAAGCACCCAGCCCAAAGACAGCTCCTCCTTACAGTAGCTGTTTTGAGCACCATCACACCTTCCAGCAACACCTGATtgaggagcagaagcagcagcttcagaaacAGCAAGAGCTGATCCTTGAACTGCAAGAAAATcagaggctgagcagagcaaaAGAAGAGGCAGTGCAAGCCACAGCTGCAAGCCAGGCACCTGACTCTGCTTCAGAAACCAGGGAGAAAaaactgaagagcagaaaacaatCCAGATACCAGAATACAACCCCTTTGAG TCTACCTGTTTCTCCTGAGCCAAAGAACACAAAGGcagcaacgcaaggcaagagGCCCTCCAGCCAGCCAACTCATCCCATAGTGAAAG CTATGGAGGAGAGAGCAATTCAGCGGACAGAACGGAGGAGGAAACTAGAAGAGGCTAAACAAcgaagagaagaggaaaaactg GCCCAGCTGAAGGCTGAAGAGGAAGCACGTCAGAGGAAGGAGGCTGAGGAAAGGGAAGCTCAGCAAGAAAAGAGACGAGAGGAGAAGAGGCAGCAGAAGCTG AAAGAgctggagaagcagagaaggctggagaaagagcagcagctccagaaaaAGGCCAGAGATCACTATGAGAAGGCCCTACTGAGAAAACTGGGAATGGTGCCATGGAAGAAGCTAAGAGAGCAGGCCAAGGAAAACCTGATG GTGGCCCAAACACACCACTGCTTGAGTCTGCAGAGGAAATGCCTGATGAGTTGGTTTCAGCACACCCAGGAGAGACTCATGAAGAAAGTGTCTTGGGCTGaggatttcttctcccacaCATTGATCAGATGGTGCTTCAGGAGGTGGCTAAAG TACAGAGATTACCTCTCCACTCTGGAGGAGAAAGCAAATACTCTCCATGCAGTCTGTCTTAAGAGGAAGtgtttctgggcatggtttgaTCTAAccatggaggaaaaaagcacCTTAAGGGAGAAGCTGAAGATTGCTACTGATCACTGTAACAA GAGACTCATGCTTGATGCATTCAAGGCTTGGAGGCAGTACCCACTActgatgaaaaaggaaagagagagagaggaaaggaggaaccAGCTACGAAGGAGAGTAGCCGAAATTCTTCCTGACTTTCAAACATga